Genomic window (Phycisphaeraceae bacterium):
TCATCTTCACGCCCGCGTCGATGAGCACCTGCGGTCCATCGTTGAATGGGAAGAACGCGTCAGAGAACGCAATTGCGCCTTGTGCAAGTTCGCCTGCCTTTTCGACTGCGATCCGGCACGATGCAACGCGGTCCATCTGTCCGGCACCCGCACCAAACAGGCGCACGCTGTTCTCGTCCCAGCCGCCGATGCACACAGCGTTGCTGGAAAGCGCACGCCCAACGGTCTGCAGAAACGCGGCTGCGGCGAGTTGCTCGGCATCGGGGATCGGCCCTGCTTTGTGCTCCCACGATGCAGGGTCGGGCACGACACGATCGGAATCCTGCGCGAGCATGCCGCCGGGCAGGAACCTGAAGTCGACGTGTGAGCGAGTGTGATCAATCGTGCCTGTTTCAAGCAGGCGGATGTTCTTCCAGCGTGCCTTGAGTCTCTCGACAGCATCCTCATCGAATGATGGCGCGATGACGACCTCAAGAAATACGTCGTTCTCGCACAGTCTGGTTGCGGTCAGGTCATCGAGTTCGGTGTTGACAGCAAGGATCCCGCCGTAGGCTGCGAGCGGATCGCACGCGATCGCGCGATCGACCGCGACACTGACTTGTTCGTGCAATGCACATCCGCACGGGTTTGTGTGCTTGACAACGACTGCGCCTGCACGCTTTGGTGAGTGTGCATGGAGCGCGAGCGCGAGCTCAAGTGATGCCGACGCGTCGTTGAGGTTGTTGTAGCTCAGTTCCTTGCCGTAGAGCTGCGTTGCGCCCACAACGCTGGGGCCTGTTGCCTGCGGATCGTGATAGAGCGACGCGGTCTGATGCGGGTTCTCGCCGTAGCGCAATGTGCCGGACTTTGTGTATGTGAGTGTGATGCGTTCGGGCAGATGAGCTGCGTCCGTTTCTGTGCCCCTGACCTGCGATCCCATCCACCTGCTGATTGCAGCGTCGTAGCTCGCAGTGCGTTCGAATGCTGCGAGCGCAAGCTTGCGCCGCAACTCGTGTGTTGTGGATCCATGATGCTGCTTGAGTGAGTCGAGGACTGTTTCGTACTGCGCAGGTTCGGTCACGATCGCGACGTACCGATGGTTCTTTGCAGCGGATCGCACCATGGATGGGCCACCGATGTCGATTTGCTCAATCGCATCATCCCACGCGACGTTCGGCTTTGCAATCGTCTGCTCGAACGGATAGAGGTTGATGCAGACGAGATCGATCGCCTCAATATCGTGATCTTTCATCGCCTGCGCGTGGGACGCATCGTCCCGCACCGCGAGCAATCCGCCGTGGATCTTCGGATGGAGTGTCTTGACACGCCCATCCATCATCTCCGGAAATCCGGTGACATCATCGACGGAGGTAACCTTCAAGCCGGCATCTGCAATGGTCTTTGCGGTACCACCGGTGGAAATCAACTCGACTCCCATTGATATGAGCTCTCGCGCAAAGTCGACAAGCCCTGCTTTGTCGCTGACTGACAGCAGGGCTCGCTTCACTTTGACGAGGTTGGTTGATGCGCTGGTATGCACGTGAGAACCCGATGACGATACGGTCGATGTGTGCGTTGCCATGCGTGCAGATGCGCTCCTAAAGAGAATCGTTTTGTGTGCTCAGAACTGTGGGATGAGCCGTGCGATCGCGCCAGACTTGCCAATGACGATCAGTGGTCCATCAGCAAATGACGTTGCCAGAACTTCGCGTGCGCCGGGTAGCGGTACCTCACGAATCACATCGCCGTATTCCGCATCCATCACTGTGATACCACCGGAGTTCCAGACCAGTATCGTGTTCCTGCGCTGTGCCACAACAGTGCCCTCAACTTCAGTGCGAGACCAGAGGACATTGCCTTCAAGTGCGTCGTACTTTGTCATGCCCTGTCCAGGGACGGTGCAGTATAGTGCTGCTTCGTGGTACGTCGGGGCAAACTCAAGCGGATGCTGGGTGCGCACGCGCCAGATCGGCTCGCGCTGACCTGGAGCAAAGCAGTACAGAGACTGATCCTTGCTGGCAATGAACAGCAGTCCGTCGCCTGTGATCGGATCCGCGCCCGGACCTGCATAGATCTTTGCACGGCCAACAGTTGCACCGCTGGAAGCGTCCATAGTCAGGATCTCACCTGACTCTGAGACTGCAGTTACTGTGTTGCTGCTGACAACGAGCGGATCGTGCAGTACTGGATTGTCTGTGCCGTTCGACCAGTATGGAGCATCGGATTGCAGCAGATGAGTGCGAATCGCACCGGAGGAGGTGCCAAAGACAAGTGTCCCGCCAGCAATTGCTGGGCCTGTCGAAACAATGTGTGCAAGTTTCTGGCGGATAACAAGATCATGGGAACTGACATTCACCCCGAAGATTTCGCTCTCGGTTGTCACAAAGATGGTTGGTCCAACGCGGAACACCCCAAGGAAGTCCGAACTGGTCAGTCCAACGGGCCTGTTCCCCTTGTACGCGCCTGTCTGGGCATCAAGGAAAGACAGGTTTCCAGCTGTGTCGAGCACAGCGACAATGTCGTTATACTCACGAACAAACTTGATACGCTCACCTGCGCTGAGGAACGGAGCGCCACGCCAGTCGAGTTGGTATCCCATCTGCGTCGCTGAGTCCGCATTTACACCCAACTCATCAAACGCGCTGGTCGTGTCGATTGGCGGTGGGGCATCAGCTTCGATCCGCGTGGTGCCACCCGAGCACCCGAGCAGGCTCACACTCAAACCTGCAAGGCATGTGCAGAGGAGCGCGTGTCGATAGTGGGAGAAAGAGCGGCGGGCAGGATGACACATGGATGGCTTCCTCAGCGTGATTTGGTTCGAGGCAAGGGGAAATCGCCAGCAGAAACCGGCGGAGGGGTGGTATTGTACGGCTGGAGGTCGATTCCGGCTCCCCTTTGTGCCAAGATCATGTATGTTTACAGGTCTCGTCCAGACTGTCGGTTCGGTTGTTTCCACTGAGCAGCATCCTGCTCAGTCAGGGGCTGTACGTCTCATTGTCCAGCCGAATACCGCCGATTCCTGCACGATCCCCGTGCCGTCGCCCGGCGATTCCATCTGTGTCTCGGGCTGCTGCCTCACACTGGTCGAGGCAAACGCTGTCGGCTGGGTGTTCGATGTCATCGCTGAATCCATCAGCAGAACGTGGTTTGCCACATTGAAGCCCGGCATGAAGGTGAATCTGGAGCAGTCCTGCACCCCGACCACCCTCCTTGGCGGGCACATTGTGCAGGGCCATGTCGATGGGCTCGCGACGGTTGATGCTGTCTCGACAAGTGATGGCTATCGGGTTCGACTGTCGCTTGATAACGAGCTCATGCAGTATGTTGCGCCGAAGGGGTCGGTGACGATCGATGGCGTGTCGCTGACGGTCGCCTCGTTGTCGGTTGCAGAGCGATGGTTTGAGGTGGCACTCATTCCTGAGACGCTCGTGCGCACAACGCTCGCGGATCGTGAGCCGGGTGATCGGATCCACTTCGAGGCCGACTGCATGGTGAAGGCTGCCGTCCACTGGATCAGGCATTACGCGCGCACGTTTGCGTCAGACTCTGCCGATTGAGCCCGATCTCCCGATAGACTTGTCTATGCGTGTGCTCGGCATTGATCCTGGTCTTCGAATCACCGGCTATGGGTGCGTCGAGACGCGAGAGCGCCAGGACCAGATCACACTGATTGAAGCTGGCGTGTTCAAACTGATACACGGCTCAGACAAACGACCTGTCATCGATCGGCTGCTCGAGCTCGATGCGGATCTGTCGTCGCTGCTCGATCGTGTGAATCCCGATGTTGTCGCGGTGGAATCACTCTTTGCGCATTACAAACATCCGACGACCGCGATCACGATGGGCCACGCTCGGGGTGTGATCCTGCTAGCGATCCGAAAAGCACAGATCCCGCTCGTAGAACTGAAGCCGACGGAGGTGAAGAAGTCACTCCTGGGGTTCGGTCACGCGTCAAAGTCACAGATGCAGGCTGGCGTGCAGGCTGCGCTGTCGCTAGCTGAACTGCCGACACCCGCTGATATGGCAGACGCGATCGCGATCGCCATGTGCGCTGCCCATCGGCAGGGGTGTGTAGTGTAGCGTTCGTAATACCAAATAATGAAAACTCGGTAGTGTATTATGAAGTGATATGGTTACTGTATATAGTATTTCTAGATTATTATCGTCTCCTGCGCGACACGAGAACAAAGCCACCAATCGCACACAGACTTGCGCCCGGCGCTGGAACAACATGGATCACAGCCGAACCGTGCTGGAACAGACCGAGTGAGACAAGGTCCGGGCCACCTGCTGAGCCAACTGTCTCATATACAGCGAAAATATTCGTGTTTGCAGTTGTCAACAGAATATCACGCGCTGTGAAGTCCGTCGTGGACCACGTTGCTTCCCAAATAGGAATTGGGTTCATCCAGTTTGCGGTACAGCCAATGTTTATTTGGAAAAAGTTCGCGCCAACCACGCCGCCAGCCGTAGGCACACCCGGCTCGAATATGTTGCACAGATTGGGTGGCCCAATCGGTTCAGGCAATGTGATATTCGAGAACATCCCATCGGGATCAGAACTGAGAAGATCAAACTCACTGTACGCGAAAGCAAAGTAGTTGGATGGAAAGTACGCTGAGATGCGCACAGTGGCTTCAGGGTTGTGTGCTGAAACATTTCCCCCGATCACCTCAACAGTAAAGCCGCACATTTCAGGGGATTGCAGATCTGCGAGCGCAGACTGCGATAAAAGCAGTGTAACTGCACAATATATTGCCAGCCTCGTTCTGCGCACTGGTCATCGTCTCCTGCGCGACACGAGAACAAAGCCACCGATCGCACACAGACTTGCGCCTGGAGCTGGAACAACATGGATCACAGCCGATCCGTGCTGGAACAGACCAAGTTCGACAAGATCAATTGTGTCAAGTGTTGCGCTCGAGTTTGCATATACACGGAACTGAACTGAGTTGAGCGTCTCGACAGAAACACTTCTCTGATCGAAGTTGGTAGTGCTCCAAGTAGCTTCCCAAACTGGGATCGGATTCATTGGGAGCGCTGAGCAGCCAATGTTGACTTGGCCGACAACATTGCCGACTACTGCGCCATTTTCTGGGACACCGGGTGTGAGGTATGCACAGTTCGGCCTTGAACCAAGCGGATCAGGAAACACGATGGATTGAAAATGACTTTCATTGTCATTTGTTGCAACGTCAAACCATGACCAACCGAACGCCCAGTAGTTGTTTGGAAAGTATGCCGATATGCGCACAGTCACTTGTGGGTTGTGAGGCGAAACGGTTCCCCCAATCACTTCGATCTGCCAACCACCCATCTCCGGAGACTGCAGATCAGCGAGCGCTGACTGCGATGCGAGCAGTGCAACTGCGCAATATGTTGTCAGTCTCGTTCTGCGCACTGGTCATCGTCTCCTGCGCGATGCACACACAATACCACCAATCGCACACAGACTTAGACCCGGCGCTGGAACAACATGGATGACAGCCGAACCGTGCTGGAACAGACCAAGTGGGATAAGGTCCGGGCCACCTGCTGAGCCAACTGTCTCATATACAGCGAAGTATGTTGTATTTGCGGTTGTCAGTTGAACATCGCGCGCGGTAAAATCCGTCGTGGACCACGTTGCTTCCCAAATAGGAATTGGGTTCATCCAGTATGCAGTGCAGCCAACAGCATTCAACTGAAATGTAAATGCATTAATGATCCCGCCATTGGATGGGCTCCCGGGAAGGAATGTGTTGCATATTCCGGGTGGTCCAATTGGTTCAGGTAATATGATACTCGCGAATGTCCCATCAGGATCGGTGCTCTCTAGTCCAAAATCTGCCCATCCAAACGCAAAGTAGTTACTTGGAAAGTATGCTGATACCCTTACCGTAACTTGTGGATTGTGTGCTGATACGTCCCCGCCGATCACTT
Coding sequences:
- a CDS encoding riboflavin synthase, which codes for MFTGLVQTVGSVVSTEQHPAQSGAVRLIVQPNTADSCTIPVPSPGDSICVSGCCLTLVEANAVGWVFDVIAESISRTWFATLKPGMKVNLEQSCTPTTLLGGHIVQGHVDGLATVDAVSTSDGYRVRLSLDNELMQYVAPKGSVTIDGVSLTVASLSVAERWFEVALIPETLVRTTLADREPGDRIHFEADCMVKAAVHWIRHYARTFASDSAD
- a CDS encoding crossover junction endodeoxyribonuclease RuvC, which translates into the protein MRVLGIDPGLRITGYGCVETRERQDQITLIEAGVFKLIHGSDKRPVIDRLLELDADLSSLLDRVNPDVVAVESLFAHYKHPTTAITMGHARGVILLAIRKAQIPLVELKPTEVKKSLLGFGHASKSQMQAGVQAALSLAELPTPADMADAIAIAMCAAHRQGCVV
- the purH gene encoding bifunctional phosphoribosylaminoimidazolecarboxamide formyltransferase/IMP cyclohydrolase — encoded protein: MATHTSTVSSSGSHVHTSASTNLVKVKRALLSVSDKAGLVDFARELISMGVELISTGGTAKTIADAGLKVTSVDDVTGFPEMMDGRVKTLHPKIHGGLLAVRDDASHAQAMKDHDIEAIDLVCINLYPFEQTIAKPNVAWDDAIEQIDIGGPSMVRSAAKNHRYVAIVTEPAQYETVLDSLKQHHGSTTHELRRKLALAAFERTASYDAAISRWMGSQVRGTETDAAHLPERITLTYTKSGTLRYGENPHQTASLYHDPQATGPSVVGATQLYGKELSYNNLNDASASLELALALHAHSPKRAGAVVVKHTNPCGCALHEQVSVAVDRAIACDPLAAYGGILAVNTELDDLTATRLCENDVFLEVVIAPSFDEDAVERLKARWKNIRLLETGTIDHTRSHVDFRFLPGGMLAQDSDRVVPDPASWEHKAGPIPDAEQLAAAAFLQTVGRALSSNAVCIGGWDENSVRLFGAGAGQMDRVASCRIAVEKAGELAQGAIAFSDAFFPFNDGPQVLIDAGVKMIVHPGGSKRDQDTFDLCAQQGVVCMTTGIRHFRH
- a CDS encoding PQQ-binding-like beta-propeller repeat protein, giving the protein MCHPARRSFSHYRHALLCTCLAGLSVSLLGCSGGTTRIEADAPPPIDTTSAFDELGVNADSATQMGYQLDWRGAPFLSAGERIKFVREYNDIVAVLDTAGNLSFLDAQTGAYKGNRPVGLTSSDFLGVFRVGPTIFVTTESEIFGVNVSSHDLVIRQKLAHIVSTGPAIAGGTLVFGTSSGAIRTHLLQSDAPYWSNGTDNPVLHDPLVVSSNTVTAVSESGEILTMDASSGATVGRAKIYAGPGADPITGDGLLFIASKDQSLYCFAPGQREPIWRVRTQHPLEFAPTYHEAALYCTVPGQGMTKYDALEGNVLWSRTEVEGTVVAQRRNTILVWNSGGITVMDAEYGDVIREVPLPGAREVLATSFADGPLIVIGKSGAIARLIPQF